AAAGACCCTCAAGAGGATAATCATAACTTACGAGATGATTCCCGACCCGAAGTACATAATCGCCCACGGCTCGTGCCCCATTAACGGCGGTGTCTACTGGGACTCCTACAACGTGGTCAAGCAGCTCGACAAGTACATACCCATCGACGTCGCCATAGCCGGCTGTATGCCGAGGCCGGAAGCTGTTATGGACGGAATCCAGGAGATAATGAGGAAGATCGAGAGCGGGGAAGCCGATGGCTGGAAGAGATATAGGGAGAACTACGAGTGGTACAGGAAGAACCAAGACGAGCTCTTCGGTGAAGGCTGGCGCGAGAGGGACGCCAGGAGGTGGCTGGCATGGATATGAACGAGAAGCCGAAGGTGGAGGAGAAGGAGGTCCAGGAGATGGAAGTCCAAAAACTCCCCGACACCAAGGAGGGCAGGCTCGTCGCAGAGCTGCTCGAAAAGGCCCCCTACGCCGAAGGAAGCGTCAGAAGGGAGAGGAGGATAGAGTTCAGGGTCCCCAAAGAGGAGGTGAAGAACTTCCTCAGGCTCGCCAGCGAGAAGTTCGAGATACTGCTTCAGATAACCGTCGTGGACTGGCTCAAGGAGAGCGAGTTCGAGGTAATCTACCAGCTCTGGAGCGTGAGTGAAAACGTTCACGCCATGGTCAGGACGAGGATTCCAAGGGACGATCCGAGGCTTCCGACGGTGATGGACATCTGGCCCGTCGCTGAAACCTACGAGAGAGAAGCTCATGAGTTCTTCGGCGTCATCTACGAGGGCAACCCAAGGCTTGGGCCTTTCATCCTCGAGCCGAAGGAGTACGAGAAACACCCCCTCAGGAAGGACTTCAACATGCTCGGCTACGTTAAGATGGTCTACGGCGAGGACTTCGACAGGTATGATGAGAGCAAGACCAACTACGTGATATGAGGTGATGATCATGGCGAATTTGGAGGTTCCGAAGGAACTCAGGCAGGAGGCAAAGCAGCACGATATGTACCTTCACCCCATAGACAAGGACACCTACGAGCTGTTCTTCGGCCCACAGCACATGGCGACCGAGAACTTCAGCATAATCCTCAAGATGGACGGCAACAGAATAGAGAAGGCCATAGTAAATCCCGGCTTCCTCCACAGGGGCTTCGAGAAGCTCGCAGAGCAGAGACCGTACTTCACCAACATAGCCCTGCTCCTCCGCATCTGTGTCCCCGAGAGCGATGTGCCGGAGAACATTTACTCCATGGCGGTCGATGAGATAGTGGGCTGGGAGGTTCCAGAGAGGGCGATATGGATCAGAACCACCGTCCTTGAGATGGCCAGGGTGGCAGGCTGGATGTTCTGGATAATGGGATTTGGAAACGAGATAGGTCTCTACACGCCGGGACAGTGGGCGGCAGCTTACCGCGAGCGCTTCATGCGCCTCTTTGAGGAGCTCACCGGCGGAAGGGTTTACCACATCTACACAGTTCCGGGCGGTGTCAGAAGGGACATACCGGGGGACAAGTGGCTCCGCCAGCTCAGAGACACCGTCGAGTACATCAAGGGCAAGCTGAAGGACTTCGA
This Thermococcus cleftensis DNA region includes the following protein-coding sequences:
- a CDS encoding NADH-quinone oxidoreductase subunit D codes for the protein MANLEVPKELRQEAKQHDMYLHPIDKDTYELFFGPQHMATENFSIILKMDGNRIEKAIVNPGFLHRGFEKLAEQRPYFTNIALLLRICVPESDVPENIYSMAVDEIVGWEVPERAIWIRTTVLEMARVAGWMFWIMGFGNEIGLYTPGQWAAAYRERFMRLFEELTGGRVYHIYTVPGGVRRDIPGDKWLRQLRDTVEYIKGKLKDFDEILFDNYITFERTEGVGVMDKKFALKHAVTGPNLRAVGVPYDVRKDDPYYLYPELDFEVPVLKEGDSLARVLVRRYELEQDLYILEQLLDMGPPSGPYMVKDPKLKNLPRFKVPAGDAFAHVESTKGDFGAYVVSDGSHKPYRVHIRGPSQSHGVTVLEELLKGARLADVPVILKTLDNCPPDIDR
- a CDS encoding NuoB/complex I 20 kDa subunit family protein produces the protein MSERNDDFITYELQEFKLFEPLFRWARKKSLWIVAFCTGCGGIEMPPLFTARYDIERFGMMPNPSPRMADLFLITGYVTPKTLKRIIITYEMIPDPKYIIAHGSCPINGGVYWDSYNVVKQLDKYIPIDVAIAGCMPRPEAVMDGIQEIMRKIESGEADGWKRYRENYEWYRKNQDELFGEGWRERDARRWLAWI
- a CDS encoding NADH-quinone oxidoreductase subunit C, with translation MDMNEKPKVEEKEVQEMEVQKLPDTKEGRLVAELLEKAPYAEGSVRRERRIEFRVPKEEVKNFLRLASEKFEILLQITVVDWLKESEFEVIYQLWSVSENVHAMVRTRIPRDDPRLPTVMDIWPVAETYEREAHEFFGVIYEGNPRLGPFILEPKEYEKHPLRKDFNMLGYVKMVYGEDFDRYDESKTNYVI